DNA from Metabacillus flavus:
CGGGATGCCGTTAAACATTTGCACAGACGCTTTTATTTCTCCGAATGCTTCATCCGCAGGTCCGCCGCCGGCTCTCTCTGAAGGGGTTTCTCCGAAGCACTCCCGGACGCTTGTTAAAATATCTTTCCAATCATACTTGGAGTTTCGCTCAACCGCTAAAAAGTCGGCTACATGGTAAACTCCCTTAACCCCTTCTATTTGGAGGATATCCTGGATAACCTGCGGGGCATGCCCGGCTTGATCAATTTTATAATTATTGCTTGTCCCTTTTGGAAGTTCCTCCGTCAAGATAATTTTCATTGTATTGGGACTTGGTGTAGGTTCAATGGTTTTAATATTCAGCACAGCTAACCCTCCTGCTTCGCACATTTTTCTTTATTCTAACATAGCGGATCAGGCAGTGTTCACTATCACGGTCTACCTATCCCATTCCTTAAAAAAAGTTTCGAGATACACTTCCATGAACCGGTGTCTCTCTTCTGCCTTTTTTCTGCCGGCATCTGTATTCATCAGTCCTTTAAGCTTAAGCAGCTTATCGTAAAAGTGCTGAATGGCAGAATCACTTCCGTCCGGCTCATAAACCGGTGTGCCTTTGCTTCCTGCATAGATAAAAGTACGTGCTATTCCAATCGCTCCTATCGCGTCAAGCCGATCGGCATCCTGGACAATTTTGCCCTCGATTGTCTCAGGAATCGTCCTTCCTGTTCCCTTAAATGAAATGGTATCGATAATATGCATGATTTGGGTGCGTTCATCATCTCCGACCGATAATGAGGTCAGCATGGTTTCGACTTCCAATCTGCTCATCCTTCTGTCATCGGCTAATTTACGGTCTGGAAGATCATGAAGCAAGGCAGCGAGTTCCACAATAAATTCATCTGCCTCTGTTCCTTCCGCCAGCTGGATGGAAAGCTTCCTGACCCGGTCAATGTGAAGCCAGTCGTGACCGGACCCTTCATTTCCAAGACGTTCCTTAACAAGCCGCTCAGCATCGGTTTTTATCATTATTTTATTCACACATTCACGTCCTCAATAGAAGAAGCTGATCTCCAGGGATCAGCCGCCTTAACATTGTATGGATGCCGTCTGCTCAGAAAGCAGCTGCTTAACCGGCTCCTCTAGATCCTTCGGGTTCGTGTTCGGAGAGAACCGGTTTACAGGCATTCCGTTCCGGTCAACCAAAAATTTAGTAAAATTCCACTTTACGCCCTCTGAACCGAGCATACCAGGCAGCTCTTCTGTTAAATAGCTGAATAGAGGATGGGCATCCTTCCCGTTGACATGGACTTTTGCAAACATCGGGAAACCAACTCCATAGTTTCGTTCACAAAACGCTTCAATTTCCTCTTCACTTCCAGGCTCCTGATTCATGAATTGGTTGCATGGGAAACCGAGAATCTCAAGTCCCTCTGATGAATACTTTTCATAAAGCTCCTGAAGACCTTTTAATTGCGGAGTAAACCCGCATTTACTTGCAGTGTTTACTATCAGAAGCACTTTGCCTTCATATTCGGAAAGTGATTGTTCAATCCCTTTGATCGTTTCAGCCTTAAAGTCATATATGCTCATATACCGGCTCCTTTTTCATCATTAATTCTTTGCAATGTCTGCAATACAGATTCTACAAGTCTTTCAAGATCTCCTGCATGCTCCTCTGTAATCAGCGTGCTGAAAGAAAGCGAGAATGTTTGCCTGTGCGCTTCATGGAGGGCAAACGGATTAAATGAAACTTCCGCTTTTACAGAGGCATCTTCTCCCCATATTTCCCTGATGACCGTCAGCACTGCCATGCAGTTCTCAACAGGAGCCGCAAGCCGGGTAAAATGAATCCGAAGGCGGCATCCTGCATACGCTGTAGTTTTTTTCCATTCTGCTTGTAGCTGATCCGCCACGATTGAGAGTTCTATTTCTGCAGCCGCTCCCTCCTGCAGGCGGGTTTCCTGAAAATCGATGCTCCAGGATCTTGACATATCAGCCAGGTTGACAAGATCATTCCTGGATTTAACTTCAATAGATCCTTCAAGATCCAAGTCATAGACAGCTCCCTCAAGCACAACCTTTAAATTATCGAAAACCGTTGGATCAAACATCAAAATAATCCTTTGGCGCGGCCATCTGCATCTACATCCATGTTTAGGGCAGCCGGTTTTTTCGGCAGACCAGGCATCGTCATAATTTCTCCCGTGAGTGCGACGAGAAAGCCTGCACCTGCTGACGGCTTAATTTCCCTTATCGTAATTGAAAAACGATCGGGTCTTCCCAGTTTTTTTGGATCATCTGAGAGAGAATACTGTGTTTTCGCCATACAAAGAGGCAAATCCCCCCAGCCGTTCGCTTCAATATCTGCCAGCTGTTTTTCCGCTTTAGAGGTAAGAAGGACCTCATCTGCCCCATATACCTTTTCCGCAATAACTCTTGCTTTTTCCTTAAACGGAACTTCCAATTGATAAAGCGGAGAAAAATCGGAGTCTCGATCAGCAAGTCTAGTGACGATTTCTGCAAGCTCCACTCCTCCTTCTCCTCCTTTTTCCCATACCTCGGTTAAAGCACATGGGTGGCCATGATCGCCGCACCACGATTGCAAGGCATGAATTTCCTTGTCCGAATCTGCCGTGAACCGGTTAACGGCTACTGCATACGGCAACCCGAATGCGCGGATTGTTTCAATATGCTTTTGCAGATTTTCACAGCCCTTTATCAAAGCTTCAGGATTGGAAGCACGCAGGTCATTTTTCGCAATGCCTCCGTGCATTTTCAGCGCCCGTATGGTTGCAACGATCACAACGGCTGCAGGTTTCAATCCTCCAGCCCGCGCTTTAATATTCAGAAATTTTTCTGCACCGAGATCTGCACCGAATCCTGCTTCTGTTACTGCATAATCTCCCAATTTAAGTGCTGCTTTTGTGGCAATCAGACTATTGCATCCATGAGCAATATTGGCAAAAGGGCCGCCGTGTATTAATGCCGGAGTATGTTCAATCGTCTGAACTAAATTCGGTTTGACCGCATCCTTCAGCAATAGCGTTAAAGCTCCTTCAAAACCGAGATCCCCGACCGTAACCGGCTGTTTATTTTTTGTATATCCAGCCACAATGTTCGAAAGACGCTGTTTCAGATCCTGAAGATTTTCTGCCATGCACAAAACAGCCATGATTTCAGATGCAGCTGTAATATCAAACTGATCTTCCCTGGCCAAACCGTTTGATGCACCACCAAGTCCCGTAACCACATTGCGCAGAGCCCGGTCATTGATATCCAGTGCCCTTTTCCACACGATCTTTCCAGGATCAAGCTCCAGCTCATTTCCCTGATGGATATGGTTGTCGATAAAAGCAGACAAAGCATTATTGGCAGAGGTGATGGCATGCAGGTCGCCAGTAAAATGAAGATTTATGTCATCCATAGGCAGCACCTGGGAGTAACCGCCCCCCGCTGCTCCTCCTTTAAGTCCCATAACCGGTCCGAGTGACGGCTCCCGCATAGCAATTACCGCCTTTTTGCCGATCCGGTTCAGCGCCTGCCCTAAGCCTACTGTCACTGTTGACTTGCCTTCTCCGGCAGGTGTAGGATTAATGGATGTAACAAGGATCAATTTTCCATCCTGCGCTGTACCGAGCCTTTTTAATAATGCATCGGACAGCTTTGCCTTATATGTACCGTATAATTCAAGCTCTTCTCCTTGAATGCCGATTGATGAAGCTACATCAGCAATCGACTTCATGCTGGAGTTCGAAGCGATTTCAATATCAGATTTACCATTCTTTTCAGCAGCCATCAAACCATCTCCATTCCAAAATTCATGAATAATCAAAAATCTTAGCCTTTACCAGCTAAACATTGGACATTGTATCATATTCCATAAGCCCAAGATGGCTGAAGTGTTTTATAATGAGAGAAAAATGCCGGTTTCGGTTCTTACCCCGGCTTGAATCCTTTATGATTGGAGTGTTCTTCTTGCCAATTAATATCCCCTCAAATCTTCCGGCTAAAGCGATACTTGAAGCAGAAAATATTTTCATTATGGATGAACACCGGGCTGCGGCTCAGGACATCCGTCCGCTTGATATTTTGATTTTGAATCTAATGCCGCAGAAGGAAAAGACCGAAACGCAGCTGCTGCGATTGCTTGGAAACACTCCGCTGCAGGTGAACATCACGTTTTTGCATATGAAAACCCATAAGTCCAAAAATGTTCAGCCGCAGCACTTAGAAGAGTTCTATACAACGTTTGATCATGTTAAACATCGTAGTTTTGACGGATTGATTGTGACAGGGGCTCCTGTCGAGCAGCTTCCATTTGAGGACGTATCCTATTGGGAGGAACTGCAGCAGATTTTTAAATGGAGTTCCGAGCATGTAACTTCGACTCTTCATATATGCTGGGGGGCACAAGCTGGCCTTTACTATCACTATGGTGTAGAAAAAATACCGCTGGAAAGCAAATGCTTCGGAATTTTCCCCCATACGGTAAGTGCCCCATCAGAAAAACTCGTACGCGGGTTTGATGAGGAATTCTATGTTCCCCATTCCAGGCATACAGATATATCAAAAGACCAAGCTGCCGCCCATAAGGACCTCCTTATTCTTTCTGAATCCGAGGAAGCCGGCGTATGCCTGCTGATGTCCAAGGACGGAAAGCGGGTGTTTTTAACGGGACATCCTGAATATGACGCCTATACCCTGGATGAGGAATATAAAAGAGATCTCGAACGGGGAATGCCGATCAGCCAGCCCCTCCATTATTACAGAGGCGGCAAGCCAAAGAACGGCCCTTTATTCAGATGGAAGTCCCATGCGAGCCTTCTTTTCTCCAACTGGCTCAATTATTACGTCTACCAGGAGACTCCATTTATCTGGCAAAACGAAGATGGGAATTAAAGGGAAATAATAAAAAGATGTTCCACGAAATTCCTGTATTTGTTAAAATGAATACGAGAATAGATTAAAATCAGCGAATATAACAAAGAATTAACATTATTTTTATAAAAGCAAGATATGAATATGTTACTCTATATAGTAAATTGAATAGGAATAAAGCTAAATAAAGAATGCGAGTGTTTTTATTTTGATTGAGGTGAAAACGTTGAAATCCAAACAAAAGGTTTTGATTCTGACGGCCAAGTATGGAAATGGGCATGTTCAGGTAGCAAACACATTGGTGAATCATTGCAGAAATATGGGGATTGAAGATGTGATTGTTTGTGATCTTTATAATGAATCACATCCTGTTTTTTCTGAAATAACCCAGTATCTGTATTTAAAAAGCTTCTCAATCGGAAAGCAGTTTTATCGTTTGTTCTACTACGGTGTAGACAAAATGTACAATAAACGAATGATGAATCTCTATTATAAAATGGGGCATAAAAGACTTCATGAAATCATTTTGAAGGAAGATCCCGATATCATTATCAACACCTTTCCGATGATTGTGGTTCCTGAATACCGGAGAAGAACAGGAACCGTCATTCCGACGTTTAATGTCATAACCGATTTCTGCCTTCATAAAATCTGGGTGCACGAAAATATTGATAAATATTATGTGGCAAACCACCATGTAAAAGAAAAAATCGTCCGGCTGGGGATTCGTCCTTCTGCTGTTAATGTTACAGGAATCCCGATCCGCTCTCAATTTGAAGAAGAAATGGATCAAGGCCAGCTGATTGAAAAATACGGACTCGATCCCAATAAAAAGACTTTGCTGATCATGGCTGGGGCCCATGGTGTTCTGAAAAACGTCAGGGAACTGTGCCAGTCCTTTCTCCAATATGATCATTTGCAGACGATCGTCGTTTGCGGGAAAAACCAAGTGCTAAAAGACAGCCTAACTCCTCTGGCCAATGCCTATCCGAAGCAAATTAAGGCGCTTGGCTATGTTGAGCGGGTGGATGAGCTGTTCCGCATTTCTTCCTGCATGATCACGAAACCCGGAGGTATCACTTTAAGCGAAGCAGCTGCTATCGGGCTTCCTGTCATCCTTTATAAGCCGGTGCCTGGACAGGAGAAGGAGAATTCGATTTTCTTTGAAAACAGCGGTGCTGCAGTAGTAGTGAACAAGTACGAAGAAATACAGGAGAGCGTCGATTATCTTATGAATAATGAACACCTTCTTTCCAGTATGAGCAGCAACATTAAGAAACTTCACAATTCAAGTTCTGCTGATACGATTCTGCATGACATTTTGAAAGAAGCTGTTGTGATTACTAAAGAGAATGAGAAAAAGATGAAGGGTTCTGTAAATTATTAATTACTCCCCTTCCTAATTGGCTTCTGGATGCGGGGGAAAACTTGCATCTCGGAGGGAAACCATGGATACGAGCACACATATTGCAATGGGCTTCGGACTTGCCGGCCTCGCATCTCTAGATCCGGCGGTAGCCGCCGATCCCGCCCTTGCACAAGCCGTTTTAGCCGGTACACTATTGGGTTCAAATGCCCCTGATTTTGATTACGCAGTTAAGCTGGCCAAAGGACAAGGCATGTATTTGCGGCATCATCGCGCAGCTTCCCATTCTGTTCCAGCCTTATTTTTATGGGGAATACTTCTGACAGCCTGCATTTGGCCGTTTTTTGCAGGGATATCGGCTGCCCATCTTTTCGGCTGGACACTTGCTGCCGTTCTCATTCATGTATTTGTGGATTTGTTTAATTCCTATGGAACTCAGGCTGGCAGGCCTTTTTTGAGAAAATGGATCACCTTTGATGCCATCTACATTTTTGATCCATTTATTATGGCCCTTCACGTAATCGGATTTGTATTATGGGGATCAGGATTCCCTGCAGGAACCGTATTTGCTATTATCTATTTTATTATGATTGGATATATGGTGCAGCGAGCCTTTGCATCAAAATCGGTAAAAGAAAAAGCTGCATCCGGGATTGCTCCTGAATATACAAAGGTAAAAGCCATTCCCACCATCAGTTGGGGAATATGGAATGTTTGCGCCGAATCTGAATCCTCTTTCATAACAGGAGAATATCGGAACGGAAAGATTGAGTGGATCCATCACTTTGAAAAAGATGACCTCTCCTCCCCTGTTATACAAGCATCTATACAGGATCAGAATGTACAGCACTTTCTCGTGAACGCAGAAATGGCTCACCCTCTGTTCTGGAGAAGATCAGATGGATATGAAGTCAGATGGTTCGACGTCCGATACAGAACGAAAAATCATTATCCCTTCATGGCCATCGTTAAATTGGATCATGAAGGAAACATTTCAGAATCTGCAGCCGGATGGCTGCACCATGTCCAGACACTTGAAAAGCCGGGATCCTTAAATGAATCTGTTTCGCATTGAAGGGGCTGTCTAAAAAGTACTGCTGTGAGAAAATGTATTGAAATTGAAACCCCCGGGACGCTGGTCATAGAGCATTCCGGGGGTTGTGTTTTTATATAGGAATTTTGAACAATTATGGTTAGGCTGATTGGAGCGGAAGATGCGCGACTCCTGCGGGAGCAGCGGAAATCAGCCCAAACCAAACTAATTTAAACAGAGGAAGCAACTTTTATAGCTGCTATCTGGACAGTCCCTTTTCTTTTCTTCAGCTTTGCTGACTCATATAAATCTCTTCAAAAGGCTGTACCACAATAAAACCATCTCCATCAAACTTCATTTGAATAGATTCCCCGCTTCCTCTGCCAAGAAAGGTTTTTAACGAGACATCCGTTACGAATTCAGGCTGAAGCCCGCCGGACCACGCAACAGTTGCATTCGGATCGGTATAGACCGGTTTTCCCCGTTCTGCAAAGAGAGTAAGAGGTTCATAATGAGATGTGATAGCAACGAGCCCCTTCCCGCTTAAATGAATATTAAAAAGCCCGCCTGAAAGCATACCTGCGACCTTTCGCATTAGCTTAATATCCCATTCGATTGCAGGATCAAATGCCAGAAGATCATTGCCATTAACGGTAATCGATTCATTATTTAATGAAAGAATGGTAATCTTTTTCCCTTGATCGGCTAAATACAGCTGACCGGATCCATTTGCTTTCATCAGGGAAGAACCTTCGCCAGTAAAAGCTTTTTTTAAAAATTTCCCCATGCCGTGCTCCAGAATGCCTTCTCTTTCAAATTTGATCTGTCCCTTATAAGCGATCATCGCCCCCGCTTTTGACCATACAAGCCCGTCAAGATTCACTTCCAGCATCCTCGGCGTCTCCAACTCAAAGAAACCCTGCTTTCTCTCCGATTGCTTCGTGGCGGAAATAAATTCATTGATAGAATAACGGTCTTCCATTACTTCATCTCCTTTTCATTTTTAAACATGAAAAGAGTCAAAAAAGAAAGGGCTTGCTTTAATTCTAAGCTTAGCGATCCGGCCATCTCCCGTTTAACCCCATCTTTATATACGGATTGCTGATCAAGAAGTTTCCATTTATTTTCTTCGGCAAGCCTTGCAAATTCCCATGGCATCATTGTATTGCAAATAGCAGGCTCCCCATTCAGCCTTGGATAGCTGTTGCTTCGGGGTCCTGCTGTCGGTCCCAAAACAGCAATACAGGCAGCCCCGCCAGGTTTAAGAACCCGGACCAGCTCCAGCAATGCTTGTTTAGGTTCCTGCACCCACTCTAAACAGTTAATAACGAGCAGCGCGTCCGCTTGGTCATTTTCAAACGGCAATTTCATCACGTCTCCACGCTCAAACTCGAGACCGTTAAGTATAGCCTCCCTTTTTGCAATGGCGATCATTTCTTCCGAAAAGTCAATTCCCTTCACTTTATAGCCAAGCTGTGCAAGCTTCAGCGAACCATATCCATCTCCGCAGCCAATATCGAGAATCAGACCTGCCTGGCCAACGTGTTTTGCAAAGAAAGGAATAATCTCCTTCCTGCTTCCGTTCTCCCACATATCCCTGCTTCTTGAATGCCAATTACCGGAATTGGAGTTCCAAAGATTTTCTGCTTCCATGCTCCAGTTAAAATCCCTTGCTTTTGCCAAATGGAAATCCCTCCTCTCTCCTATCATTTCTCCAGCCCTTATCCTTTTCCCTTTGGACCATAAGAAAAAGCAGCATTCACTGCTGCTTTTTTTCCGGTTCCTCGTTAATAACCAAGGGTGCTGCTTCGACATTATACATTCCATGAGTACGGACTTTAGAATCATTTTTTAAAGCATCCTCAATATCATTGTTCGCTATATAGGATTTCCTATTATTATCTTTGTCCAATTAGATCTCTTCCTTTCCGCAGCTTTGTTATTAGTATAAACGAACGGCAGCAATTCATTCCAAAGGCAGGATCATGTATTTACAAAATAAAGAAGGGTTCTTGAAGTAAATACAAGAACTTTCAGAAAGTTTTGTATAAATGTCTTTCCCCTTCTTGACGGCATTCCATTTTTTTTGTATATTAAAAACATCATTAGGCTATGTGTGAAAATTAAGCTTATAAATGGATGCTTCATGCGTTTGGCATAATGGTGAATACTTTTTATAGCGCTCTCATAGCGCTACAGAAATTAGGAGGATTATGTAATATGCAAAATGGCAAAGTAAAATGGTTTAACAACGAAAAAGGTTTCGGATTCATTGAAGTTGAAGGCGGAGAAGATGTATTCGTTCACTTCACTGCTATTCAAGGCGAAGGTTTCAAATCATTAGAGGAAGGTCAGGAAGTTTCTTTCGAAATCGTTGAAGGAAATCGTGGACCTCAAGCTGCAAACGTTACAAAACTGTAATCCAATACGGTTCATGAACCACCAATAGATTTTAAGAGACCGGACTTAATCCGGTCTCTTTTTATTTCATCAAATATTCGATTGCTTTCACATTTTGTTTAATTTTCCTCTCAACACGTGTTATTTCTAAATGATTGAAAACATTGTGGTTGTTAGCAATATAAACCAGCTTGTCCAGATCCTGATATATTTCGGCGAATGCCTGCCTGATATGCTCTTCAAGGTGTTTATTTTTCACTCTCCCTCTAAGCTCCCTTCTAGTTCGGTTCAGGTACGTTCCTTCTTTTTACAAAAACTCGTTCTTATGAACTATTTTTATCCGTTATAACGAATATAACAGGATTCTTTTACTTTTGCACTCATTATGTCCAGATTTTGAATATTTTTTTATTCTATGCCCCATCCTATGGGTTGGAGGTGCTTATTAAATGGATAATTTCAGCAAAGAAGAACCGGTTAGCGGATTAAATGACCTTGCCCAGCTTGAGCTTGCCGTTGAGGCTTCACAAAAAATGACTGGCTCAAGCACTATGAGCATGGATCCTGAAGCATTGAGCCAGGCACAGAAATCAATTGAGGATGCGAAATCCCATCTTGAACAGGTCAAACTCACTGGAGTGGACCAGGGTTTCCTTGAAAATCAAAAAAAGCTGCTGGATCAGTGCCAGCATCAGTTAAACGAAGCTAGGAAATAGCTATTGGATGACTGATATCCGCTTCTGAATGCTCGCTTTCCACGGTGCAGACGCCGAGACTCCTTATTGTACCGCCGCTTCCGCTGGTGTCTCACAGCTTTCATTCCAAACAGCTAAAACAGGCTTTGGATCAAAAAAAAACGAAATATATAGAAAAAAGGTCTGACAGTATTATGTGTCAGACCTTTTTTCATCATGAAAGCTTTTCACCAAGCTCCTTCAGCTTTAAACCAACAGTACATTGACTGATGCAAAACGAATGGGCATAAGTTTTACCATATTCCTTGCGAAAATGCTGCTTCAGCAGGCAATCCACGCAATACGTATCCAAAAGCTCCCCTATTTCATCCAATTTTTGTTTTCTATTCATTCTAGCCCACTCCAATTAATCCAATTTAATCTGGCTGGTTACATCCATACCTTGAATCGCCTGTTTGGACAGCTGGTCAGCTTCCTTGTTCTCTTTTCTTGGAACGGATTCATAGTCACCCGTCACCTTCAGCTTAGACAATACTTCCTCAATTCGATTAATCCATACTTGATGCTGTTCCTCATAGCACGGCCATTCTCCTGAAAGCTGATTTACGACCACCAGTGAATCGCCCTTGAATCGCACATTCTGTCCGGTAACCCCAAGCTCCTCAAGATAATTGGCTCCGAGAAGCATTGCCGCAAATTCTGCCTCATTGTTCGAGGACAGTTCATCAAGATTCCGGTTAATTCGAACCCTGTAGTTTTCTTTGCCGATTTTATAATAAATCGCAGCTCCAGCACCGCTTTTTCCTGTTTCTTTATCAAAACTTCCATCAAAATAAACGATGACAGAAGAAGGTTCCTCTTCAAGCTCTTCCATTAATTTAAGCATTTCCTTCTTTGTCCAGGTTACTCCCCGGGTATCCTCAAACTCAATGGTTTTTGTTCTTCCCGTCCGTTCCAAATCGTCAGAAAGCAAAAGCGCTAAATTGGCCTCCAATTCATCTGATTGAAACAATGCGGTTTGTTTTTTAGGGGATTGATACGTCCAATTAATCCTGACTCTCATCCTGCGCCTCCTGCATGCAGCCTAAAATCTTATGACTTATATTATATTCTTATGCTACACTATTAAAGTGTTTTGCATGCCGCATTTTTACATTTTAACATGCTTTGCATAAGAAATGTATGCTGAAGTATTCCTTTAAAGAAAGGATGACCCCCATGATTGAAGTGTATATTGATGGAGCCAGTGCCGGCGATCCAGGCCCTTCCGGTGCTGGAATTGTTATCAAAGGAAATGGCGCTGCTGAGACCTTCTCCTACCCGCTCGGTACGATGTCCAATCATGAAGCAGAATTCCACGCCTTGATCCTTGGATTGAAGCTATGCGTGGAAAAGCAGTACAAAACCGTCTCATTCCGGACCGACTCCCAGCTGGTCGAACGAGCCGCCGAGAATCGATATGCTAAAAACAAGCTGTTTGCCCCATTATTAGCAGAAGCAGAGAGCCTGATTGATCAGCTCGATTTATTTTTTATCAAATGGATCCCTTCTAAAGTCAATCCTGCAGACCAAATAGCAAAGGAAGGCATCCGAAAAAATGAAAAATAGCCAGCGTTAGCTGACTGAATACATATCCTCTTTATCCTGTTTTATAAAAAGCAGGCTTTTCTGCTTTATACGAGCAGCCGCAGCGAACGCACCTTTTCCAATGCCATCGCTTTCGTCATTACTTCTCCCTCTACAAAGATCTCAAGAAGCGACATAAAAAAAGATCCTTCAAACGACTTCTGAATTTTAAGCGTCAGCTCTATAGCGGAAATAACCTGGCTATCAACCGCACCGGTATAGCTTTTTCCAAAATAGATAAACCGGATGGTCTCATCCCCAAATTTAAAGCCTTTCGCATATAAACGATCGAGATACTCTGCTAGATCGCAAGTCATACCCTGACATCCCGCCCTTACAAAGCAAATAGTAACCTTCTCAAATTTTACGCCAATTTTCTCCAAAATTCCAGATAAAAATTGTGAACATTTGTTTGGGGTCCAGGTTTCTTTTTTTATACCCTGAATTGCGGCGATTTTATAATTTCTTTGTGATGCCTGGCAAACAGCCTTCTCCCTGCAATGCCTGACATTCTTGCCTGGCAAACAGCCTCTTCCCCTGCAATGCCTGGCATTCTTGCCTGGCAATCAGCCTCTTCCCCTGCAATGCCTGGCATTCTTGCCTGGCAAACAGCCTCTTCCCCTGCAATGCCTGGCATTCTTGCCTGGCAAAAAGCCTTTCTCCCTGCAATCCTTGGCATTTTTGCCTGGCAATCAGACTTTCTCCATGCAATGCCTGGCATTCTTCCCAGGCAATCTGACTTTCCCCCTGGATTGCCATAAATTCTTATTCTAAATGGGATTTTCAGCTCTCGTATAACAAATTAAAGCCTGCCTTAGTCTCCCAAGGCAGGCTTTTAATAACTTTGTATTACACAGCTTTCAATTCTGCGGCTCGTTTGATGAGACTGTCTACGCCTCTAATCTCAGCGTGCAGGAGCCATTGCTGGGCAATGGCGAGATCGATGTTCAGAACTGCTTCTTCGATTGCGAGCTCCAGCGGTACTTCGCAATGAATTTCAGCGAGACTCCTGGATAGATGGAGCATCTCTAAATCTTCTTCAATCTTTTTCCTTTGCGATGGTGTCAGCAAGTGAAGGCTTTCGAGAATTCCTTCAATTGAAGTGTGCTCCTGGATGAGCTTGTAAGCCGTCTTTTCACCGATTCCTCTCACACCTGGGTAATTGTCACTTGAATCTCCCATCAGTCCTTTAACATCGATTAGTTTGGACGGGTGAATGCCCTTTTCTTCCTGAAACAGCTCGGAGCTGTAAATTAAATATTGTCCCATGCCTTTTTGAAGCAGGACCACCTCCACGTTATCATCAAGAAGCTGCAGGAGATCGCGGTCTCCAGTAAGAATTGTGATATTCATGGATGATTTAAATTGGCACGCAATTGTTCCGATGCAGTCATCCGCCTCGTAACCGGGGACCCCAATGTTCGGAATTCCAAGTGATG
Protein-coding regions in this window:
- a CDS encoding HD domain-containing protein, yielding MNKIMIKTDAERLVKERLGNEGSGHDWLHIDRVRKLSIQLAEGTEADEFIVELAALLHDLPDRKLADDRRMSRLEVETMLTSLSVGDDERTQIMHIIDTISFKGTGRTIPETIEGKIVQDADRLDAIGAIGIARTFIYAGSKGTPVYEPDGSDSAIQHFYDKLLKLKGLMNTDAGRKKAEERHRFMEVYLETFFKEWDR
- a CDS encoding glutathione peroxidase; amino-acid sequence: MSIYDFKAETIKGIEQSLSEYEGKVLLIVNTASKCGFTPQLKGLQELYEKYSSEGLEILGFPCNQFMNQEPGSEEEIEAFCERNYGVGFPMFAKVHVNGKDAHPLFSYLTEELPGMLGSEGVKWNFTKFLVDRNGMPVNRFSPNTNPKDLEEPVKQLLSEQTASIQC
- a CDS encoding formate--tetrahydrofolate ligase, which codes for MAAEKNGKSDIEIASNSSMKSIADVASSIGIQGEELELYGTYKAKLSDALLKRLGTAQDGKLILVTSINPTPAGEGKSTVTVGLGQALNRIGKKAVIAMREPSLGPVMGLKGGAAGGGYSQVLPMDDINLHFTGDLHAITSANNALSAFIDNHIHQGNELELDPGKIVWKRALDINDRALRNVVTGLGGASNGLAREDQFDITAASEIMAVLCMAENLQDLKQRLSNIVAGYTKNKQPVTVGDLGFEGALTLLLKDAVKPNLVQTIEHTPALIHGGPFANIAHGCNSLIATKAALKLGDYAVTEAGFGADLGAEKFLNIKARAGGLKPAAVVIVATIRALKMHGGIAKNDLRASNPEALIKGCENLQKHIETIRAFGLPYAVAVNRFTADSDKEIHALQSWCGDHGHPCALTEVWEKGGEGGVELAEIVTRLADRDSDFSPLYQLEVPFKEKARVIAEKVYGADEVLLTSKAEKQLADIEANGWGDLPLCMAKTQYSLSDDPKKLGRPDRFSITIREIKPSAGAGFLVALTGEIMTMPGLPKKPAALNMDVDADGRAKGLF
- the metA gene encoding homoserine O-acetyltransferase MetA; the protein is MPINIPSNLPAKAILEAENIFIMDEHRAAAQDIRPLDILILNLMPQKEKTETQLLRLLGNTPLQVNITFLHMKTHKSKNVQPQHLEEFYTTFDHVKHRSFDGLIVTGAPVEQLPFEDVSYWEELQQIFKWSSEHVTSTLHICWGAQAGLYYHYGVEKIPLESKCFGIFPHTVSAPSEKLVRGFDEEFYVPHSRHTDISKDQAAAHKDLLILSESEEAGVCLLMSKDGKRVFLTGHPEYDAYTLDEEYKRDLERGMPISQPLHYYRGGKPKNGPLFRWKSHASLLFSNWLNYYVYQETPFIWQNEDGN
- a CDS encoding diglucosyl diacylglycerol synthase produces the protein MKSKQKVLILTAKYGNGHVQVANTLVNHCRNMGIEDVIVCDLYNESHPVFSEITQYLYLKSFSIGKQFYRLFYYGVDKMYNKRMMNLYYKMGHKRLHEIILKEDPDIIINTFPMIVVPEYRRRTGTVIPTFNVITDFCLHKIWVHENIDKYYVANHHVKEKIVRLGIRPSAVNVTGIPIRSQFEEEMDQGQLIEKYGLDPNKKTLLIMAGAHGVLKNVRELCQSFLQYDHLQTIVVCGKNQVLKDSLTPLANAYPKQIKALGYVERVDELFRISSCMITKPGGITLSEAAAIGLPVILYKPVPGQEKENSIFFENSGAAVVVNKYEEIQESVDYLMNNEHLLSSMSSNIKKLHNSSSADTILHDILKEAVVITKENEKKMKGSVNY
- a CDS encoding metal-dependent hydrolase is translated as MDTSTHIAMGFGLAGLASLDPAVAADPALAQAVLAGTLLGSNAPDFDYAVKLAKGQGMYLRHHRAASHSVPALFLWGILLTACIWPFFAGISAAHLFGWTLAAVLIHVFVDLFNSYGTQAGRPFLRKWITFDAIYIFDPFIMALHVIGFVLWGSGFPAGTVFAIIYFIMIGYMVQRAFASKSVKEKAASGIAPEYTKVKAIPTISWGIWNVCAESESSFITGEYRNGKIEWIHHFEKDDLSSPVIQASIQDQNVQHFLVNAEMAHPLFWRRSDGYEVRWFDVRYRTKNHYPFMAIVKLDHEGNISESAAGWLHHVQTLEKPGSLNESVSH
- a CDS encoding AIM24 family protein, producing the protein MEDRYSINEFISATKQSERKQGFFELETPRMLEVNLDGLVWSKAGAMIAYKGQIKFEREGILEHGMGKFLKKAFTGEGSSLMKANGSGQLYLADQGKKITILSLNNESITVNGNDLLAFDPAIEWDIKLMRKVAGMLSGGLFNIHLSGKGLVAITSHYEPLTLFAERGKPVYTDPNATVAWSGGLQPEFVTDVSLKTFLGRGSGESIQMKFDGDGFIVVQPFEEIYMSQQS